One region of Dioscorea cayenensis subsp. rotundata cultivar TDr96_F1 unplaced genomic scaffold, TDr96_F1_v2_PseudoChromosome.rev07_lg8_w22 25.fasta BLBR01000414.1, whole genome shotgun sequence genomic DNA includes:
- the LOC120254300 gene encoding UPF0481 protein At3g47200-like, whose protein sequence is TSIYRLPAFAKNKKEKAFTPQVASFGPFHNGNPNLKRIEDYKRHVLVHFLNKVRVPLQCFVDAIEEVVEELQGSYHGLEEQWTRDIDKFIKLMIMDGCFMLELLRLDQENGDQTYPDHDPIFTFHGAHNKLPYIKRDMLMLENQLPLKVLKVLIDVEAGQAGARTTEKYINQLVLKFYWGNPECKTEKLGLHVLDVYRQNMIKTIDTTRSSSSPPNGPKNDQEGVFTATKLRERGVRFKKSKTNRIEFNTATGVLELPSIMIDDSAECTFLNLMAFEHLHVGEGNEITTYICFMDELIDSALDVHLLSAKGIIVNAVGSEEEVAEILNSLTREVISDPRGGFKVARENLKVYSQKKSNMWKASLKHTHFSNPWSVTALFAATLLLVLTIIQTVYAGLSYHH, encoded by the exons acctcCATATATCGCTTGCCCGCATTCGCCAAGAATAAGAAGGAGAAAGCGTTCACACCTCAAGTCGCCTCTTTCGGCCCTTTCCACAATGGTAACCCCAACTTGAAGCGGATCGAGGACTACAAAAGACATGTACTTGTGCATTTCCTCAATAAGGTTCGCGTTCCGCTGCAATGTTTTGTGGATGCAATTGAAGAAGTCGTGGAGGAGCTGCAGGGGTCCTATCACGGACTGGAAGAGCAATGGACGAGGGACATAGACAAGTTCATTAAGCTTATGATCATGGATGGTTGCTTCATGCTTGAGCTCCTGCGTCTTGACCAAGAAAATGGTGATCAGACTTATCCTGATCATGATCCTATATTTACTTTCCATGGAGCTCACAACAAACTGCCTTATATAAAGAGGGACATGCTCATGCTTGAGAACCAACTTCCTCTCAAGGTTCTCAAGGTGTTAATTGATGTGGAGGCTGGCCAAGCTGGTGCAAGGACG ACAGAAAAATATATCAATCAACTTGTGCTCAAGTTTTATTGGGGAAATCCGGAATGTAAAACAGAAAAACTAGGACTACATGTGCTAGATGTATACCGACAAAATATGATCAAAACTATTGACACAACCCGTTCATCATCAAGTCCACCTAATGGCCCAAAAAATGACCAAGAAGGGGTATTCACAGCAACCAAGCTCCGGGAGCGCGGTGTCCGATTCAAGAAGAGCAAAACAAACAGAATTGAGTTCAACACCGCTACTGGTGTCCTCGAACTTCCTTCTATTATGATTGATGATTCTGCAGAATGCACATTCCTGAACCTGATGGCCTTCGAACACTTGCACGTCGGAGAAGGAAATGAGATAACTACATACATTTGCTTCATGGACGAGCTCATTGACTCAGCCTTGGACGTGCACCTGCTCAGCGCAAAGGGCATAATAGTAAATGCGGTAGGCAGTGAGGAGGAAGTTGCCGAAATCTTGAACAGTCTCACAAGGGAAGTTATTTCAGATCCAAGGGGAGGATTTAAAGTTGCTCGGGAAAACCTAAAAGTTTACAGTCAGAAGAAAAGTAACATGTGGAAGGCCAGTTTGAAGCACACACATTTCAGCAACCCATGGTCTGTAACTGCACTTTTTGCTGCCACTCTACTACTTGTTCTCACTATTATTCAGACTGTTTACGCTGGGCTGAGCTACCACCACTGA
- the LOC120254298 gene encoding UPF0481 protein At3g47200-like, whose protein sequence is MTTSTRECHVMDIRSEQYSWEDIIGEEMKRFDPKNEEERRKKKSIYRIPAFLKLMKSSTVLTPLVVSFGPYHHDEENLKLLEGYKQMALLHFLHRNKKPLGHFMNAIKEVVEDLKAHYEFLEEKWNDEAEFIKLMMIDGCFMLEVLRFDSESPETHHTANDPIFSDHASQHKLPYIKRDMLMLENQLPLLAIKVLIHAEKADQRNSPMTDREINNKVFKFLKMEDMIDKTSTLGLHILDLYRKGMIKTSIDDSTKSPQNKKEELLISNSQGKGTDLDDHIHKTATIKGDASMPTAMKLHESGVRFKKSSTDKINDICFDKGIFKLPHLIIDDSTESIFLNLMAFEHLHVGLDDEVTSYVCFMDELSDSAIDVHRLCSDKIIHNAVGSDQVAAEILNSLTKEVIHDPTRKFGEIRTKVKEYSERRFNKWLASLLHIYFQTPWTTIGLIAAVVLLILTFVQTFYAVAAYHFPEKPT, encoded by the exons ATGACAACCTCTACAAGAGAATGCCATGTGATGGACATAAGGTCTGAACAATATTCATGGGAGGACATCATTGGAGAAGAAATGAAGAGATTTGACCCTAAGAATGAGGAAGAGCGAAGGAAGAAAAAGTCAATATATCGCATACCCGCATTCCTCAAGTTGATGAAAAGCTCGACCGTGTTAACACCTctagttgtttcttttggtcCCTATCACCACGATGAAGAAAACTTGAAGTTGCTAGAAGGCTATAAACAAATGGCACTCCTACATTTTCTCCATAGGAATAAAAAGCCCCTCGGACATTTTATGAATGCTATCAAAGAAGTCGTGGAAGATCTGAAAGCACATTATGAATTTTTAGAAGAGAAGTGGAATGATGAAGCCGAATTCATAAAACTTATGATGATTGATGGCTGCTTCATGTTAGAGGTTCTACGTTTCGATAGTGAGTCCCCAGAGACTCATCATACCGCTAATGATCCCATATTTAGTGATCATGCATCTCAACACAAATTGCCTTATATAAAGAGGGACATGCTCATGCTTGAAAACCAACTGCCTCTTTTAGCTATCAAGGTGTTAATCCATGCAGAGAAGGCTGACCAGCGCAACTCACCAATG ACAGACAGGGAGATAAACAACAAGGTGTTCAAGTTTTTGAAAATGGAAGACATGATTGACAAGACCTCAACCCTAGGACTCCACATTCTTGACTTATACAGAAAAGGCATGATCAAAACCTCTATAGATGATAGTACTAAATCacctcaaaataaaaaagaagaactACTCATTTCTAACTCACAAGGCAAAGGCACAGATCTAGATGATCATATCCATAAAACAGCTACAATAAAAGGCGATGCATCAATGCCGACAGCAATGAAGCTCCATGAGTCCGGAGTAAGATTCAAGAAATCCTCAACCGACAAGATCAACGACATATGCTTTGATAAAGGCATTTTCAAGCTCCCACACCTCATCATCGATGACTCCACGGAGTCCATCTTCCTCAATCTCATGGCCTTCGAGCACCTCCATGTTGGCCTCGATGATGAGGTTACGTCCTATGTTTGCTTCATGGATGAGTTAAGTGACTCGGCTATTGATGTGCATCGGCTATGCTCCGACAAAATCATTCATAATGCTGTTGGAAGTGACCAGGTTGCTGCAGAAATTCTCAACAGTCTCACTAAAGAGGTCATTCATGATCCCACCCGCAAATTTGGAGAGATTCGGACCAAGGTGAAGGAGTACAGTGAAAGGAGATTTAACAAATGGTTGGCTAGCCTCCTGCATATATATTTTCAGACACCTTGGACTACCATTGGTCTTATTGCTGCTGTGGTTCTTTTGATACTCACCTTCGTTCAGACATTTTATGCAGTTGCTGCTTACCACTTTCCAGAAAAACCAACTTGA